A genomic region of Candidatus Kapaibacterium sp. contains the following coding sequences:
- a CDS encoding glycosyltransferase family 2 protein, whose amino-acid sequence MFGIHGVILLYYYRKTHAANHPNEKMPETFPLVTIQLPIFNEKYVVARLIKSICEIEYPKDRLEIQVLDDSTDNTTEIAQDLVNQYAAKGYDIVYVNRKSRNGFKAGALKYGLEFAKGEFVAIFDADFVPNSDFLLKTIPHFNNPEIGMVQTRWEHLNAEYSFLTKAQALALDGHFVIEQQVRNKAGFFINFNGTAGVWRRDYIFDAGNWQADTLTEDLDLSYRAQIKGWKFRFLNDVTSPAELPADINALKTQQFRWTKGAVETAIKMLPKVFKSNLSLKVKFECFVHLTSNIVFPFIIVVALLNIPLVVIKNTIGGFDEYYSMMSIFVLASVSTFLFYTYAQKALHLDWRNRLLLFPVFLAGSMGFAVNNSKAVIEALIGKKSAFARTPKEGIVGMQKSGTAKSYFQRKISGTVIVELLLALYYVAGIIISAAYLEIAAIPFQLLFLFGFGTVGYLSLRHALAK is encoded by the coding sequence ATGTTCGGTATTCATGGCGTGATTTTGCTCTATTACTACCGCAAAACACACGCTGCAAATCATCCGAACGAGAAAATGCCTGAAACATTCCCTCTTGTCACAATCCAATTGCCTATTTTCAACGAGAAATACGTTGTAGCAAGGCTTATTAAATCGATTTGTGAGATAGAATACCCAAAAGACAGACTTGAAATCCAAGTTCTCGATGATTCGACAGACAATACAACCGAAATCGCACAAGATTTGGTCAATCAGTATGCCGCTAAAGGATACGATATTGTATATGTCAACAGAAAAAGTCGCAATGGATTCAAGGCAGGTGCACTTAAATACGGGCTCGAATTTGCGAAAGGGGAATTTGTAGCAATTTTTGATGCAGACTTTGTCCCTAATAGTGACTTTCTGCTCAAAACAATTCCACATTTCAATAATCCCGAAATTGGCATGGTCCAAACAAGATGGGAACATCTTAACGCGGAGTATTCCTTCTTGACGAAGGCTCAAGCACTCGCTTTGGACGGTCACTTCGTGATTGAACAACAAGTGCGGAATAAAGCCGGATTCTTCATCAATTTCAACGGTACAGCCGGCGTTTGGCGACGCGATTATATTTTCGATGCCGGTAATTGGCAAGCTGATACACTCACAGAAGACCTTGACTTGAGCTACCGTGCTCAGATTAAGGGTTGGAAATTCCGTTTCCTAAATGATGTTACTTCGCCTGCTGAATTACCTGCAGACATCAATGCTCTCAAGACACAGCAATTTCGTTGGACGAAGGGTGCGGTCGAAACTGCAATCAAGATGTTACCCAAAGTTTTCAAATCTAATCTTTCGCTGAAAGTGAAGTTTGAGTGCTTTGTTCATCTAACATCAAATATTGTATTTCCATTCATTATTGTCGTAGCATTGCTCAATATTCCACTGGTTGTAATCAAAAACACAATTGGCGGATTTGACGAATATTATTCTATGATGTCAATTTTTGTTCTTGCATCGGTGTCAACATTTTTGTTTTATACTTATGCCCAAAAAGCTTTGCATTTGGATTGGAGGAATCGTTTATTGCTGTTTCCGGTCTTTCTTGCCGGAAGTATGGGATTTGCGGTAAATAACTCCAAAGCAGTAATCGAGGCTCTCATCGGCAAAAAATCTGCATTCGCACGTACACCAAAGGAAGGCATCGTCGGGATGCAGAAATCAGGCACTGCCAAATCGTACTTCCAACGCAAAATTAGTGGCACTGTAATCGTCGAATTGCTTTTGGCGCTCTATTATGTTGCAGGTATAATTATTTCGGCAGCATATCTCGAAATTGCAGCTATTCCGTTCCAACTTCTCTTCTTATTTGGATTTGGCACAGTTGGATACTTGTCTTTGCGACATGCACTTGCCAAGTAG
- the lptE gene encoding LPS assembly lipoprotein LptE: MIQIAILLTVVCFLQACYSFTGGSIPSHLKTLYIAAVNDNSGFGNPEYRNLLTDNLINVFRTDNSFSQVDFGGDARLTVIITAIRENPVTVSPGELETERKVEVHCDVEYYDNVKKSVIFKKNFMTYDIYPVSDAITGRTQAITTALTQVADDILLAVVSGW, from the coding sequence TTGATACAAATAGCGATACTTTTAACTGTTGTATGCTTTTTACAAGCCTGCTATTCGTTTACAGGTGGCTCGATTCCGTCGCATCTCAAGACTCTTTATATAGCGGCTGTAAACGACAATAGTGGCTTTGGAAATCCTGAATATCGAAATTTGTTGACTGATAATTTGATTAATGTTTTTCGTACTGACAATTCATTTTCTCAAGTGGATTTTGGTGGTGATGCTCGCTTGACTGTTATAATCACAGCAATTCGCGAAAATCCTGTTACTGTTAGCCCGGGTGAATTAGAAACAGAACGTAAAGTGGAAGTTCATTGCGATGTCGAATATTATGATAATGTCAAGAAAAGCGTGATTTTCAAGAAAAATTTTATGACTTATGACATATATCCTGTATCTGACGCTATAACAGGGCGTACACAAGCTATTACCACCGCGCTAACTCAAGTTGCAGATGATATATTGTTGGCAGTTGTATCGGGTTGGTGA
- a CDS encoding MBL fold metallo-hydrolase has translation MQVIPIEAGPVATIGYLVIDKKSKKGAIIDAPLESTTYFDSLITENKIKVEAIILTHTHWDHVADLAKLQRLTRAKVYVHQQDEYRLTEPMNHTIIPLPFNIESVEDYKLITHDDEIKIGNLSFKVVHTPGHTEGGICLIEHNHKIIFAGDTIFNEGIGRVDLPGGSMDTLLNSIKTVLMSLPDNFKIYSGHGPATTIGWERRRNPFLN, from the coding sequence ATGCAGGTTATACCGATTGAAGCGGGACCGGTAGCCACGATAGGTTACTTGGTTATAGATAAAAAATCCAAAAAAGGAGCAATCATTGATGCGCCCCTTGAAAGCACTACATATTTTGACTCTCTAATCACGGAAAATAAAATCAAAGTAGAAGCTATAATTTTAACTCATACTCATTGGGACCACGTTGCAGATTTAGCAAAGCTACAGCGACTAACACGAGCAAAAGTTTACGTTCACCAACAAGACGAATATAGATTGACTGAGCCAATGAATCATACTATAATTCCTCTGCCTTTCAATATTGAATCGGTCGAGGACTACAAACTTATCACTCACGATGACGAAATCAAAATTGGCAACTTATCGTTCAAAGTTGTGCATACTCCGGGTCATACAGAAGGAGGCATATGTTTGATTGAACACAACCACAAAATCATTTTCGCCGGAGATACCATCTTCAACGAAGGTATCGGCAGAGTTGACTTGCCGGGTGGTTCGATGGACACTCTTTTGAATTCAATCAAAACTGTATTGATGAGCTTGCCTGACAATTTCAAAATTTACAGCGGACATGGTCCGGCTACTACGATTGGATGGGAGCGCCGTCGCAATCCCTTTTTGAATTAG
- a CDS encoding thiolase family protein, which produces MNSVILSATRTPIGAFMGSLSQLTSPQLGAIVIKEAVNRAGISPQDVDEVIMGNVLAAGVGQAPARQASIYAGLPESVECMTINKVCGSGLKAVMLADQAIKCGDAKVVVAGGQESMSNAPYLLQNARTGYRMGNGELIDSMVHDGLWDVYNKFHMGIAGELCSTECDITRESQDEFAIQSYKRALDAQKTGRFANEIVNVVIPNKKGDITVSEDEEPSKVRFEKVPELKAVFKKDGAITAANASSIDDGAAALVVTSDVWAESKGLKPLAKVIAHCSHAQKPEWFTTAPTAVIKKILDKTGLTVDDIDLFEINEAFSCVPMHSIRELGIPHEKVNVNGGAVALGHPIGASGARILTTLIYALKEKGLKRGLASLCIGGGEANALIIEIV; this is translated from the coding sequence ATGAACTCAGTAATCTTATCAGCAACAAGAACTCCAATTGGAGCCTTCATGGGCTCACTTTCACAACTTACTTCACCACAATTGGGAGCTATCGTTATCAAGGAAGCAGTCAACAGAGCAGGAATTAGTCCTCAAGACGTTGACGAAGTAATAATGGGTAATGTACTTGCTGCAGGAGTGGGACAAGCTCCGGCTCGACAAGCATCCATTTATGCAGGTCTGCCCGAATCAGTCGAATGTATGACAATCAACAAAGTCTGCGGAAGCGGATTGAAAGCTGTGATGCTTGCTGACCAAGCTATCAAATGCGGCGACGCTAAGGTTGTAGTTGCCGGAGGGCAAGAGTCAATGTCGAACGCACCATATTTACTTCAAAATGCCCGTACAGGCTATCGCATGGGAAACGGAGAATTAATAGATTCGATGGTCCATGATGGCTTGTGGGATGTTTACAACAAATTCCACATGGGAATAGCCGGAGAATTATGCTCGACTGAATGTGATATCACTCGCGAATCGCAAGATGAATTCGCTATCCAAAGTTACAAACGTGCTTTAGATGCCCAAAAAACAGGCAGATTTGCAAATGAAATCGTAAACGTTGTAATTCCAAATAAAAAGGGCGATATTACTGTTTCGGAGGACGAAGAACCGTCAAAAGTCAGGTTTGAAAAAGTGCCGGAACTCAAAGCAGTTTTCAAAAAAGATGGTGCAATTACAGCCGCGAATGCTTCTTCGATTGATGACGGGGCTGCTGCGTTGGTAGTTACTTCGGATGTTTGGGCAGAATCTAAGGGGCTGAAGCCATTGGCAAAAGTCATTGCTCATTGCTCACATGCTCAAAAGCCGGAATGGTTCACAACCGCTCCAACTGCCGTAATCAAGAAAATATTAGACAAAACGGGTTTGACTGTGGATGATATTGACTTGTTCGAAATTAACGAGGCATTTTCATGCGTACCGATGCACTCTATTCGCGAACTTGGCATTCCACACGAAAAAGTAAACGTCAATGGCGGAGCAGTTGCATTAGGACACCCAATTGGTGCATCCGGTGCAAGAATTCTCACTACTTTGATTTATGCTTTGAAGGAAAAAGGTTTGAAACGTGGCTTGGCTTCATTGTGTATTGGTGGTGGAGAGGCAAACGCTTTGATAATAGAAATAGTCTGA
- a CDS encoding TonB-dependent receptor — translation MLEESSINTSDIIVTATRSEKIYEDVPVKVSVLDDRIFSSVSAITLNEGLAFRPGLRIENNCQNCGFNQVRINGLDGRYSQILIDSKPIFSALNGVYGLEQIPQNMISRVEIIRGGASTLYGGNAIAGVVNIITKDPDTDGVNVEMSQAVLPGNRSDEAFGGSDRTFKISGQLLNNNEKVGVNVHAMNRSRDAWDANNDGFSEIPSIDLTVFGGKINYKPDMFTRIGLEYHNINDSRRGGNKFHLKPHQTDVTEMVSHNINAAGLTAERYINSSDKISSYFSYQNTHRDSYYGSGGDENAYGITDNYSMIFGLQYTKAISQFAGEHVFTTGFEYKHDDLKDVSPAYNRAIIQKSDDFGLYLQNDWMLSDMFSILSGVRFDKSNFIEDIILSPRFNVLMKLSSNMSLRTNFSTGFRAPQVFDEDLHLTQVNGGGMVISNSPDLKSERSISYGASLDHNISSGSVRSSYSLEFFSTNLNNAFVLENTGTNENGDMLLVRVNAENATVRGMTAEFMLEPWDFLNFSTGFTYQTSKYSEAIEWSEGVERGESSTDRMLRTPNLYGFFTISTEITSNLNFSASGVVTGPMLVPHYAGGIGLDGFENVDDKLVETSTFVDVNLKVSYQILSQPNLELGLTVGNLLNSFQNDFDRGMNSDAGYIYGPTRPRYFALNLKAGI, via the coding sequence GTGCTCGAAGAATCATCAATCAATACATCCGACATTATCGTAACGGCAACTCGTTCCGAAAAAATCTATGAAGATGTGCCCGTCAAAGTTTCCGTACTTGACGACAGAATTTTTTCCTCTGTTTCCGCAATTACTCTAAACGAAGGTTTAGCATTCCGCCCGGGACTACGAATCGAAAACAATTGCCAAAATTGTGGTTTCAACCAAGTGCGAATCAACGGGCTTGACGGCAGATATTCGCAAATCCTAATTGACAGTAAGCCAATTTTTTCCGCTCTGAATGGCGTCTATGGTTTAGAGCAAATTCCCCAAAATATGATTTCGCGTGTTGAAATTATTCGCGGTGGAGCTTCTACATTATACGGAGGAAATGCCATTGCGGGTGTGGTCAATATAATTACAAAAGACCCGGATACCGATGGCGTAAATGTTGAAATGAGCCAAGCAGTTTTGCCCGGCAATCGTAGTGATGAAGCATTCGGAGGTTCCGACAGAACTTTCAAAATATCGGGTCAATTGCTCAATAATAATGAAAAAGTGGGCGTTAATGTTCATGCCATGAATCGTTCAAGAGATGCTTGGGATGCCAATAATGACGGATTTAGCGAAATACCCTCGATTGATTTGACTGTTTTCGGCGGCAAAATCAACTACAAACCTGACATGTTTACCCGTATTGGTTTGGAATATCATAATATCAATGACAGTCGCCGCGGTGGTAATAAATTTCATCTAAAGCCGCATCAGACCGATGTTACCGAAATGGTCTCGCATAATATTAACGCTGCCGGTTTGACCGCTGAAAGATATATTAATAGTTCGGATAAAATCTCATCGTATTTTTCATACCAAAATACTCATAGAGACAGTTATTACGGCAGTGGAGGCGACGAAAATGCTTATGGAATTACCGATAATTACAGTATGATTTTTGGCTTGCAATACACCAAAGCTATCAGCCAATTTGCCGGAGAACATGTTTTTACGACCGGATTTGAATATAAGCATGATGATTTGAAGGATGTATCGCCTGCGTATAATAGGGCAATCATCCAAAAATCGGATGATTTTGGATTGTATTTGCAAAATGATTGGATGCTTTCTGATATGTTCAGTATTTTGAGCGGTGTACGATTTGACAAAAGCAATTTTATCGAGGATATCATTCTTAGCCCGAGATTTAATGTGCTGATGAAGTTATCATCGAATATGTCGCTTCGTACGAATTTTTCAACAGGATTCAGAGCACCACAAGTTTTCGATGAAGATTTGCACCTTACACAAGTGAATGGCGGCGGAATGGTAATATCAAACAGCCCTGACCTTAAGTCGGAACGCTCGATTTCCTATGGTGCATCTTTAGACCACAATATAAGTTCCGGCAGCGTTCGCTCATCTTACTCATTGGAATTCTTCTCGACAAATTTAAACAATGCTTTTGTATTGGAAAATACAGGTACAAACGAAAATGGTGACATGCTTTTGGTACGAGTCAATGCGGAAAATGCCACTGTAAGAGGCATGACTGCGGAATTTATGTTGGAACCTTGGGACTTTTTGAATTTTTCTACCGGATTTACATACCAAACTTCAAAATATTCTGAAGCTATCGAATGGTCGGAAGGAGTTGAAAGAGGTGAATCAAGCACAGACCGAATGCTTCGGACTCCTAATTTGTACGGATTCTTTACAATTTCAACTGAAATCACATCAAATTTGAATTTTTCAGCTTCGGGAGTTGTAACAGGACCAATGCTCGTACCGCATTATGCAGGTGGAATAGGGCTTGATGGTTTTGAAAATGTAGATGACAAATTGGTAGAAACTTCGACTTTTGTGGACGTAAATTTAAAGGTATCATATCAAATCCTTTCTCAGCCTAATTTGGAACTTGGTTTAACGGTTGGCAATCTTCTGAATTCATTCCAAAATGACTTTGACAGAGGCATGAATAGTGACGCAGGGTATATCTATGGACCTACCAGACCCCGATATTTCGCTCTAAATCTAAAGGCAGGAATTTGA
- a CDS encoding carboxypeptidase-like regulatory domain-containing protein gives MKKYQKYIVFLCLLIMLGSTNNLISSTEVSVLGQVTEKNGKGIPGATIRIPNTVLGSVANVDGNFNVKRVQSGNVKFLISAIGYRSQNLK, from the coding sequence ATGAAAAAGTATCAAAAATATATCGTATTTTTATGCTTGCTTATAATGTTAGGCAGCACAAACAATTTAATTAGTTCTACGGAAGTCTCTGTGCTCGGGCAAGTTACCGAGAAAAACGGCAAAGGAATTCCCGGAGCAACAATCCGTATCCCAAATACTGTACTTGGGTCTGTCGCTAATGTAGATGGCAATTTTAATGTTAAAAGAGTTCAATCAGGAAATGTCAAATTCTTGATTTCCGCAATTGGTTATAGAAGTCAGAATTTGAAGTAA
- a CDS encoding alginate export family protein yields the protein MTRIILSLAIVLLTILPRANSNELTDGWKLNGYVQTIPYLDGRDFSNKTYMPIYTSMKLRLGVEKSVGDYLDFNVQFQNSRVFGQEGAITTNNSHIFMIQGYLEFKNILNQPLSFKVGRYQSDYGTGRFISVSPWNYVERAFDGFKLKYDNNDLMLEAFYAKHTSETKSQNGNAFPSASIFKLTEYNDYDMAGLFGEKKLSEDMKIQALGYMELNNVKNAQGVKMLERFTGTLSFLKSAKPLGVTVELAYQGGKNQGRNIAAYLTSVKLDYKISDFTFTIANDKHSGTAPNSAEVNTFNNYPAAKHRFFGLMDYFTTASSNYPLGVDDYYAGFAWKFAQDWNMTLYGHQFISNKEALNYGTEIDLTIRYNLDKKIFVEFGNGVFLPDDLMIDMFESALGPGHSDPALVTYLRFTARL from the coding sequence ATGACAAGAATTATATTATCTCTGGCGATTGTATTGCTTACGATATTGCCTCGTGCAAATTCAAACGAATTGACTGACGGGTGGAAACTGAACGGCTACGTGCAAACCATTCCGTACCTTGACGGTCGTGATTTTTCCAACAAAACTTATATGCCAATTTACACATCTATGAAACTGCGGCTCGGAGTTGAAAAAAGTGTTGGCGATTATCTCGATTTTAATGTCCAATTCCAAAATTCTCGTGTTTTCGGGCAAGAAGGGGCAATTACCACAAACAATTCCCATATTTTCATGATTCAAGGCTATCTCGAATTTAAGAATATCCTAAATCAACCGCTATCTTTCAAAGTCGGCAGGTATCAGTCGGATTACGGCACAGGCAGATTTATTAGTGTAAGCCCATGGAATTATGTCGAGCGAGCATTTGACGGTTTCAAGTTGAAGTATGATAATAATGACCTGATGCTCGAAGCATTTTATGCTAAGCATACATCGGAAACAAAATCACAAAACGGAAATGCCTTTCCCTCTGCGAGCATCTTCAAACTCACTGAATATAATGATTATGATATGGCGGGATTATTTGGCGAAAAGAAACTATCCGAGGACATGAAAATTCAGGCTCTGGGTTATATGGAACTTAATAATGTAAAAAATGCGCAGGGTGTGAAAATGTTGGAACGCTTTACCGGTACGCTTTCATTCCTCAAATCTGCCAAACCGCTCGGCGTCACGGTCGAACTCGCTTACCAAGGTGGCAAAAACCAAGGTCGCAACATCGCCGCATACCTCACAAGCGTTAAACTCGATTACAAAATCTCCGATTTCACTTTTACTATAGCCAATGATAAACATTCGGGAACAGCGCCCAATTCAGCTGAAGTCAATACATTCAATAATTATCCTGCAGCGAAGCATCGTTTCTTTGGGCTGATGGATTATTTCACGACAGCGAGCTCAAATTATCCGCTCGGAGTTGATGATTACTACGCGGGTTTTGCATGGAAATTTGCCCAAGATTGGAATATGACTCTTTACGGACACCAATTCATCTCAAACAAGGAAGCATTGAATTATGGCACTGAAATAGATTTGACAATTAGATATAATTTGGACAAGAAAATTTTTGTGGAATTCGGCAACGGAGTATTCTTGCCGGATGATTTGATGATTGACATGTTCGAATCTGCACTTGGACCCGGACACAGCGACCCTGCCTTAGTTACCTATTTGAGGTTCACAGCGAGACTGTAA
- the priA gene encoding primosomal protein N', producing the protein MSKLVKVALPIPTDQLFTYKLPESDTNAVGKRAIVPLMNREVTGIIVEFEESDYKSEIKEVLDVPDRLPIFSENMLKFTRWMSEYYMTSWGETLKMALPPGFFVQSSTKFKLSDLASTNPSLLQSIRGPRQAEIANLLSEHNSYVTVAYIEKKLGTKISTSQLNALESAGIIEIEDSKIRAKSAKKVKMLAISEKYLNDEIEVKIFLLNSESKKPSYGRIFSLLYLQHMNGIKGIPSKIALDESKVSRSVVNTLIKKGVVYEYEIEAAYVPETVLTPLATKDEINAVLSAEQNECVAQICDAIDKNRNEPILLHGVTGSGKTLVYMQAVRKVLDMGKTALLLVPEIALTPQLIDRFRKVFTNQLAVLHSGMKDSERFESWNALKKGEFRIALGARSALFAPIDNLGIIIVDEEHDSSYKQDSPSPRYQARDSAVMRAKIEDCLCVLGSATPSIESMYNTTSKKYKIAQIKNRADGAEMPDVTLLDTISATKNNQMIGSFSRLLLDKIVQKVNRKEGVIILQNRRGFASVVCCNECGFIPECNHCSVKLTYHKPKEALICHYCGYTEKMITHCKACDTDSLALIGTGTQRIESELASLLSERGVKHVIKRMDSDSVKQPGSLRRILTSFAKGDSDILVGTQMLAKGIDIDRVTLIGVINADLQLLFPDFRAAERTFQLLTQISGRAGRQRDFRGEVILQSFNPNHYAVKLASTADYDAFYAHEIELRREVFYPPFVRFISVEFYGGDETKVISYAKRFASLFPKSAAIHEIMGPVIPTIARISNNYRRVIYIKGNKTKDPSGNITRAAIRDVLKRFELPFSKNVVMIKIDIDSYSSL; encoded by the coding sequence ATGAGTAAACTTGTAAAAGTTGCGCTGCCGATTCCGACAGACCAACTATTCACATATAAATTGCCCGAATCCGACACTAATGCTGTCGGCAAACGAGCTATTGTACCACTTATGAATAGAGAAGTGACAGGAATAATCGTTGAATTTGAAGAATCCGACTATAAATCTGAAATCAAGGAAGTTTTGGATGTGCCGGACCGATTGCCAATTTTCAGCGAAAACATGCTGAAATTTACTCGCTGGATGTCCGAATATTACATGACGTCGTGGGGTGAAACGCTTAAAATGGCTCTGCCTCCCGGATTTTTTGTCCAAAGCTCTACAAAATTCAAATTATCAGACCTTGCTTCTACAAATCCTTCTTTATTGCAAAGTATTAGAGGTCCGCGTCAAGCTGAAATCGCAAATTTATTGAGCGAACATAATTCCTATGTAACGGTTGCTTACATTGAAAAAAAATTAGGTACAAAAATTTCTACATCGCAACTTAATGCTCTCGAAAGCGCCGGAATCATTGAAATCGAAGATAGCAAAATCAGAGCTAAAAGTGCCAAAAAAGTGAAAATGCTTGCGATTTCGGAAAAATATTTGAATGATGAAATTGAAGTCAAAATATTTCTGCTCAATTCAGAATCAAAAAAACCTTCATATGGGAGGATTTTCAGCCTCTTGTATTTGCAACATATGAATGGAATCAAAGGGATTCCATCGAAAATTGCTCTTGATGAATCGAAAGTATCGAGGTCAGTAGTTAATACTCTTATCAAAAAAGGTGTTGTTTACGAATATGAAATCGAAGCCGCTTATGTACCGGAAACTGTATTGACGCCATTAGCAACAAAAGATGAAATTAACGCTGTGCTTTCAGCTGAACAAAACGAATGTGTAGCCCAAATTTGCGATGCCATTGATAAGAATCGGAATGAGCCTATACTTTTGCATGGCGTCACAGGCAGCGGAAAAACACTTGTTTATATGCAAGCTGTTCGAAAGGTGCTTGATATGGGTAAAACTGCTCTTCTGCTCGTCCCGGAAATTGCCCTGACGCCGCAATTAATTGACCGATTCCGAAAAGTATTCACAAATCAATTAGCCGTTTTGCATAGCGGAATGAAGGATAGCGAAAGATTCGAATCCTGGAATGCTCTCAAAAAGGGCGAATTCCGCATTGCTTTAGGTGCTCGTTCTGCACTTTTCGCTCCAATTGATAATCTGGGAATAATCATCGTTGACGAAGAGCACGACAGCTCCTACAAGCAAGATTCGCCTTCGCCGCGTTACCAAGCTCGCGATAGTGCCGTCATGCGGGCGAAAATCGAAGATTGTCTTTGTGTATTGGGCTCGGCTACTCCATCAATCGAGAGCATGTACAATACAACTTCAAAAAAATATAAAATTGCACAAATAAAAAACCGAGCCGATGGCGCCGAAATGCCCGATGTCACGCTGCTTGATACGATTTCTGCGACAAAAAATAACCAAATGATTGGCTCATTCAGCCGATTGCTGTTGGATAAAATTGTGCAAAAAGTCAATCGGAAAGAAGGTGTAATTATTTTACAAAACAGACGCGGTTTTGCATCAGTAGTTTGTTGCAACGAATGCGGGTTCATCCCCGAATGTAACCACTGCTCGGTCAAACTTACCTACCACAAACCAAAAGAAGCGCTGATATGTCATTATTGCGGTTATACCGAAAAAATGATAACACATTGCAAAGCCTGCGATACGGATTCACTTGCTCTAATCGGAACCGGTACTCAAAGAATCGAATCAGAATTGGCATCACTGCTTAGCGAAAGAGGCGTCAAACATGTTATCAAACGTATGGATTCAGATTCGGTAAAGCAGCCGGGTTCACTACGTAGGATTTTGACTTCATTCGCCAAAGGAGATTCTGACATTCTCGTTGGGACTCAGATGTTAGCTAAGGGTATTGATATAGACAGGGTGACACTCATCGGCGTTATCAATGCTGATTTGCAATTATTATTCCCTGATTTTCGAGCAGCCGAGCGTACTTTTCAGTTATTGACCCAAATTTCGGGCAGAGCCGGCAGGCAAAGAGATTTCCGCGGTGAAGTGATTTTGCAAAGTTTCAACCCAAATCATTATGCCGTCAAACTTGCCTCTACAGCGGATTATGATGCATTTTATGCTCACGAAATCGAATTACGACGCGAAGTGTTCTATCCTCCATTTGTTCGATTCATCTCCGTAGAATTTTATGGCGGCGACGAAACTAAAGTAATAAGCTATGCAAAAAGATTTGCTTCTTTATTCCCCAAAAGTGCTGCCATTCATGAAATTATGGGTCCTGTGATACCGACAATTGCCAGAATTAGCAACAACTACAGACGTGTAATTTACATCAAAGGCAACAAAACCAAAGACCCGTCCGGAAATATAACCAGAGCAGCTATTCGCGATGTATTGAAAAGATTCGAACTCCCGTTTTCAAAAAATGTTGTGATGATAAAAATAGATATTGATTCTTACTCGTCATTGTAA